The Streptomyces laurentii region GGGACGCCGGAGACGCCGGCCACCGGGTCCAGGCCGCTCTGCTCGGCATCGACCACTGTTCCACCCTCGCCGGCCCGGCCCTGGCCGGCTTCCTGCTGGAATACGTGGGCGCGACCGGCATGCTCACCACCATCGCCGCCTGCTCCCTGCTGTGCGCCGCGCTCGCCCCGCGCCAACGCCCGCGGTGGCCGCGCGAGGCGCCCGTCCCTGTCGTCCAGGGGATGAGGACCGGATGGTCGACGCTGCGCTCGCTGCCCGCCCTGGGCTGGCTGTGCGTCGGACTGCTGCTGTCGAACATGGCGATCGGCCTCGTTCAGGCCGCCGGCCCCGTGCTCGTCGTCCAGCACTTCGGCGGCACGAGCAGCCAGGTCGGACTTCTCTGGTCGGCCGCCGCCCTCGCCTCCTTGGCCATGGTCAGCCTCGCCCGCTTCGCCATCGACCGCGCGGGCCTGTGGCCCGTCGGCGCCGCAGCCGCCGCCCTCGCCTCCGCCACGTGCCTCGCCGTATCCGCCGCCCCCACGTACCTGGTCTTCCTTGTCCTGGTGGCGCTGCTGATGGCCGGCGAGGCCGGGATGACCGTGGTCCTGCGGACCCTGCGCGCCCGGCTGATACCCGCCGAGGTGTTCGGCAGCACGCTCTCCTTGATCATCCTGCTGCTGCTCGCCCCTTTCCCGTTCGCTGGGGCCCTCGTCGCGCTCACGCCGCCCGAACTGCTCGGTCACGTCATCACGGCCTGCGCCGTCCTGCAGACCCTCGGACTCGCCCTGTCCTTCGCCAAGCTCCGTACCCACCCCGCCGTACGGCGCCCGGCCACCCCCTGAGCCCTTTACCGCCCACGTTCGCACCGCACCAAGGACCCTTGTCATGACCGAGCCGTCCGACGGCACAACGCACGGATCGCGCCTACGTTTGCGCGAGGTCGCCGACCTCGACGACCAGACCTTCACCCTCTACATCGAGGAGCGGTTCGACCAGCTGGTCACGGCCGCGATAGCCGACGCCGACGGCTTCCTGAGCCCCGACCAGCACCATCTCCTTCACGAACCCCAGCGCCTGGAATTTCTCCGCGATGCCCTGACCTACGCCGAAGGCGGCCTCCAGGTCTCCGTCGAGCGGATGGCGTACCACCGCGACGCCCGCACCGCGCGGACCGGCCGCCTCCTGCGCCGCGTACGCACCGCCCTGCACGAGACCGACCGCACCCTTGCCACCGAGCGCCGGGCAGACGCCCGCCGACGCGCCGCGGACGGCGGGCCGCAGACCGACGTGGTTCTCGTCGCGCGAGGCTGGCTGGCTTCGGCCCTGCCCGACCACTTCGAGCGTCTGCTCGCCCAGACGCTCACCGAGGCCGGGCTCCCCGATCGTCCCGCGGCGGCCGACGTGTTCGACGCCGTCGAGAACGGCTGGAGCGACGGCTACCTCAACGCCCCGCGTACACCGGAAGTGGACCATCTGCTGGCCAAAGGCCCCATCGCCTTCCAGGGAGCGGTCGCCGCAGACGCCCGCGACCAGGCCGACCGCATCACCGAACTACGCCACCCGCTCCTCCAGCGACGCTGGGCGAGCGGCTTGGCCGAACTCACAGACCTCACCGTCCCAGTGGCCCGCGCCTCCAGCACCTCCGCTCTCGGACGGCTGCCCGACGACGTCTACGACCTGCCGGAAGCCGACGCGAAGGCGGTCTTCGCCGCGCGCCGGTTCCTCGTCGCGATCTGGCAGCGCCGGGCCGAACACACGCACCTGCTCCACAACTACGCCGCCACCGTCACCGACCTGGGCCGCTCCAGCCCACGGGAGGCACTGCGCCGCCGCGCCGTCGACCAGGCCATCGACCGTCTTGCCACCGAGCAGCCGGACGCCGCCGCCCGCATGCTGACCGGGCTGCAACAGCACACCGCCAGTGACGGACTGGCCGGACTTACGCCCACCGAGCGGACCGGCCTCAAGCATCGGCTGGTCGCCGAAGCCCGCGCCGCCGCGCGCACGCCGCGCTCGCTGACCACCGCGCTGCCGCCCGGCCCCGCTCCACTCACGCGCACCGCCGCCATGGCCCGCTGATCACCACCGCACCAGAGAGTTCCCCCTTGCCCGCTCCGCAGCCCGCCGACGGCGATGTCTACGTCACCCCCCGGTACCTTGCCGGATCCTCCGGCACCGGCGACGCCGGCTTCGCGCCCGTCACCCACTGGCCCCACCACCACCTCGACGAAGGCCCCCACCAACTCGTCGTCACCAGCCCGGACCACCGCATCCGGATCGGCTGGGCCGGAGACGATTACGACCGGTGGATGATCAGTGCCGCGCCGGACGCCGTGTCCGCAGCCCGCTGGACCGCCATCGCCAACCAGAGCACCCCGGCCGAGCTCGTCGGCGCTCTCACCGCCCAGCTCGCCCAGGACTGGGCCGAAGGCGAAGACCGCTTCCTCGCGGCACCCTCCATCTACTGGACAGCGGGCGTGAAGCCGTTGCTTGATGCCGGGTGGGCACAGCACAGGAGCCGCGGCTTCATTCATCTCGCCTCTCCCGACGGCCAGGCCGGCGTTGACATCGACCTCCTCCAGCGCCGCGAGGAATTCGTGACTCTGTGGGCGGGACCCGACGGATGGGGAACCCGGGCGGAGATCACCTTCACCACCCAGGCTCCGGCCCACCTCATCGCCGCCACCGCGCAAGCGTTCACCGACCCCGCTCCCGTCGCCCGCTGGCACCAACACCTGTCCGCGGAACTCGCCGCCCAGGCCCAGCTGACCCCCGTCACCCCGCCGGCCCCCACGCCCCGGGACATCCGGCCCCGCATCACCAACCGGCGACCCTCCACCGCCGCCAGCGTCCCGCGCTGGAGCACCACCACCCCCTCCGCGCCCCCGCCCGCGCGCCCCGCCGCCCGCCGCTGACCCACAGGACCCCCCGTGCCCCTGTTCGCCGAGCAGTTCTTCACCGACCACCTCGCCCTCCCCTACCCGGAGGCGACCGTCGTCGCAGACACCTACTACGCCCAGCCCTCACCCGACCAGCCACTCCGCCTGCGCATCGACTTCGCCGACACCCGCATGCACCAGCGCTACGACGGACTCCGCCTTGAAACCGTCCATCTCGACCGAGGCCGGCTCGACGGCCAGTGTCTGAACTTCGCCGACCATGGCGCCTTCGCGGCCCGCGACCAGCGCATGGGCACCAGGCCCGGGGACGGGGCCTACGGCACGTTCACCGACTGGCACGACACGGAGACGCCGCCGTGGATTGGCATCGACGTCACCCGCCTCCGGACGGCGATCGACCGGTACGTCCGGATGTGGTTCCCCGGCGCCCTATCGACGCACACCCGGCCGCGCCTCGCTACCCAAGCCACGGCCGCGCCGTCAACTGCCGCTGCGGCCCGCCACCGATAGCTCGGCGGATCGCCGCCGCCCGCGCGCCCGACTTACCACCCACCTCCGCTTCTTCACCGACAGGACCCCTTTCTCTTCATGCGCCTTTCCGCCGCTCGTCCCGCCCACCTTGCCGCCGCCGTCGCCGCATGCGTGGCGGGGGCACGTTCCTCGCCGCCCCGGCCCTTGCGGCTCCGCCGACCGACGGGATCCTCGGCCCCGGATACACCATCCCGGACTCCGAAGGGAACGCCGACGCCAGCCACATCGGCGCCTACGGCCCGCCCGGCCCGGCTGTTCACGGCGACATCGAGACGTACTGCGCCGACCCCGAGCGCCGCGGCCCGGCCGACGCCGGCGGCTACAGCGCCCCACAGCCGCTCACCTCCTGGACCTCGTCGGTCACCGGCAAGGCCGTCCCGAAGGAATCCGTGTCCCGGGCCGCGTACGTGATCGGCAAGTACGGACAGACCCGCGACAACGCGCAGGCAGCGGCGGTCGACGCGGTCGTCTACGAGTACCTGGCCGGCGGCACCTACGCCCTGGACGGCGCGCGCGGCAAGCAGCGCCTGGCCTATCCGGTCGTCTCCCCGACGGCCCGCACCCTCGCCCAGCAGTATGTCGACGAGGCCGAGCGGCTCGCCGGCCCCTACACCCTCACCCTCACCCCGTCGGTGAAGACCACCACCGCCGGTACGACGGTGACCGTCACCGTGGCGGTCGCCACCAGCGCGGGCAAGCCTGTGCCGAAGGTGACCGTCGACCTGGCCGAGACCGGATCGGGCACCACCACGGGCAAGGTCACCACCGACGAGGCCGGCCACGCGACCTGGTCCTTCACCGCGAAGACACCCGGCACCGCCGACATCGCGGCGAAGGCCGGCGGCCTGCCCGCCACCGACCTCGCGGTCCTCACCCCGAAGAACACCGCGGCCCAGCGCATGCTGCTCGCGGGTGGCACCACGAGCGTGCAGGACTCGGCGGCCGTCACCGTCGACGAAGCGACCGGCGGCGTCACGATCCGCAAGAAGGACCCCGAGGGCACCCGCCTGGCCGGCGCCGCCTTCCAGCTCCTGGACAAGGACGGCAAGAAGGCCGCCGAGGGCAACACCGACGAGCAGGGCGTCCTCGTCTTCGACCAGCTGAAGGCCGGCACCTACCGCCTGCGCGAAACCTCCTCCGGCAGCCCCCTGCACGCCCTTGTGTCCGATCAGACGATCACGATCACCGCCGGACACACCGCCCAGGCCAACCCCCTCGACATCGTCGACCCGTTCAAAAAGGCCACCTTGACGGTGAAGAAGACCGACAAGAACACCGGCGAGACACTCGCGGGCGCCGCCATCGCCATCCGGGCAGACGAGACGGACAAGACCGGCAAGCACATCCCCGGCAAGACCCTCACCACCCTGACCACCGGCACGAACGGCACCGCACAGATGGACCTCGATATCACCCTGAAGGCCGGCACCCGCTACTGGGCCGCCGAGACACAGGCCCCCGACGGCTACCAGCTCGACACCACACCCGTCACGTTCACCGCCCACCCCGCCGAAGATGTGACCGTAACCCTCACCGACCAGCGCACCCCGACCCCGCCGCCGAGCCCGACCGCCCCGCCCACGACGCCGCCGGCCCGGCCCAGCACCCCGCCGTCCGGCTCCCTGGCCCACACCGGGGCCGACACCACCCCGTGGCTGATCGCCGGGGCCACTGGCCTACTCGCCGCCGGCGGCGGCCTGTACTACCTCACCCGCCGCCGGCGCGCCGAATCGACCACAAGCTGATACTCCCTGGGGGCCCGCAACCGCGGGCCCCCAGGCCGCTTTCCAGCTCTTCCCGTACGACGCCCGGAGAACCCACCCACCATGCACACCCGCTTCCCACCTTCATGCCATTTCCCCAGCGGCTGGCTGACACGGGACAAATCGGCACACGCCAGCGCGAGCCGCTGCGGTCTGCACCGCTGTAGTAGGCCGCAGCGCCCTGAGGATGTCGAGGTCCTGTACAGCGGCGGAGGTGTGTGCCGGCTGACGACGGACGGCGAGCGCTCGCCGGTACGGGCGGGGGCCGGTGATGGGGCGGGGTCGTCGTGGCTGCTGCCGCCGGTCTGGCTCCGGTAACCGGGGCCTGATTTTCCGGCGCCGGTGATACCGGACTCCGGTGAACCGGGTCCCGGCAGGCCAGGCCCCTTTAGTAACAACATCAAGCACCACCATTAAGTACTCACGGTGCCTTCGCTTCGCTCAGGCACCGTCGGCATCCCGGCTTGTCGCCCAAGTCCTCATCGAGGACCGGTGCCGAACGGCGCCCGGGCGCGGCCCCTACCAGTCGGTGAGGTCCACCAGGTACCGGCAGTGGGGGTCACCGACGGCGTCCACAATCCGCGACTCCTCGTCGAGGAACGAGGGGAGCACTGCCAGGACGGCGGTCAGCGCTCCGCCGGGCCGTACGTCGACGGCGACCACCCCGTCCACCTTGTCGCTGTCCATGTAGAGGCGCAGCAGGCCGTCCTCGGCGAAGCGGAACCCACGCAGCCCCGTGTCCGGCCGCTGCTCCGGCTCCGGGTGAGCCAGGCACCGCAGAAGGGTGTCGGCCCAGTCGCTCGTGGTGAACGGGGCTTCCTGCACCCGCGCAGGGTCGACCAGGTAGAGGTCCATGCCCATGACGGCCGTGACGGCGTTCGAGGGGTAGATGTGCGTCCCGGTGTGCACGGCGCGCAGCAGGGCGACGACGTCGTGCGAGGTGCGGAGGTCGTCGCCCGAGCGGAGGGGGATCTCGTACGCCGTCAGCCGGGCGGGCTCGCGTTCGTCCCGGTCGCCGAGGGCGACACGGACCGCCGGCGCGCCGGAGGGGGCGGGCAGGACGGCTCGGACGTGCTGGTCGTCCAGGAGGGGCGCGTGGACGTACTCCAGAAGGTGGCTCGCCACCTCCCGCTGGAGATCCGCGATCTCGTACGCGTCGTCGCTCATGGGGCTACTCATTGACCCAGTTCGGGCACTTGTTCATGCCGCCGCAGTACGCGGTGATCACGCCGACCGTCTCGCCGCGTCCTGCGTCGTACCGGCCGTCCGCCGTCTTTCGGGCGTCGCGCGCCTTGACGATGATTTTCACCCGCCCGTGCGCCCGGTTCGAAGCCCATCCCCAGTACTGGATGTCGGCACCGTTCCTCTTGTCGATCTCGCCTTGGATCGGGACGTTGAGCAGGGCGCACTTCTTGATGTTGTGCTTGCCGGAGAAGTGATTCCAGCCCAGTTCGCCGTTGCCGACGCGCGTGGGGATCTGCCGACCATCGGGGTCCGTCGAGCTGCACTTGATCTGCTTGCTCCAATACGGACCTGCGTGGGCTGGGGCGGTCAAGCCGACGAGGAGCATCGTTGCCGCAGCGACCGGGAGCACGAGTCGAGTGATCTGCTTCACCACTCGATGGTCGCAGCGGGAGAGGGCGCGGCCAGCGGCAGCTCCCCTTACTCACCCGATCGGGCTACCGGCGTTCGAGCAGGCCCCGACACCCTGCGGGCGGGAGCGCCCCGAGGTCTGGGCCGATTGCCGTCGAAGGTGGACTTCGGGCAACTCGTGGCGTGAGAAGGGGATTACAGATTCTCGTTCGTGTCGTCCAACCGGTGACGGGCAGGATGCTGACCATGACGACGAACGAGGGCCGGGTTCTGCCGGTGTGGATACAGACTGCTCCCGCGACGAGCCGCTCCTGCCGCTGATCACCCTCGGCGAGGCACACGGCATCGTCGCCCGGACATCGCGCCGTTCGTCGGACTCCGAGGCGCGGCCGTGCAGAAGTAATGCCGCGAGGGGACCCTTCACCGGGTCCCCTCGCCGTATCCGGACTTGAGATAGGGCCCCGGCCAGTCGAACCGGTAGCGGAGGTCCCGTCAGGCAAGGCGCCCACCATGGTGCGGGCGACGCAGCTGCAGGCGCACCGGTGCACGAAGAACGTGCGGACCAGTCACTGGCGTGCACGCCACGACCCCAGTTCGCCCCCGGCAGACAGGAAAAACCGCACAAGGACTGGTGCACCGGCCGGACGCATGTCAACCTGAACGACCCGTTCCGGAAGAACCGGAAAACTGCAGGTCAAAGAGGTGATGCCTGTGACGGTCGAGCTACCGTCTGCTGGATTCCGCACCACGATCACGGACTTGAGACTCCGCGAATGGCTGATCGGTCCGGGCCAGCCGACCGACGTCACCGACACCTTCTCCGCCGCGAACGGCGACTTCCACTTCATCGTCGACGACCGAGCCGACACCCACATCGCCTCCTCCGACGGACGCTTCTACCTCGGGCACTTCCCGGCCGGCCGGGCGCCGAACACGAGGGCTGGGTCCTTGCCGTCACCGGCACCGCCCGCGTCCCCGGCTACAAAGCGGTCTTCCACCCGGACACCCCGGCCCGGCTGGTCGCAGCCGTCGTCGCCGAAGTCCTGGCTACCGCCGCGCGCCTTTGAACCCGGCCCGCCACACCGAGCCACCAGGACCCGCAGCATTCGTGTGACCGCATGCAAGGAGTGCACTTGCCCACGCCCGGCCCCGACCTGACCGTCCGCGACCTGATCAGCCGCCTCTCCGCCCTCGACCCGGACACCCCGGTCCGCCTCGCGATCAACCCCTTCTTCCCGATGGCGCACCGGCTCGCCGACGTCGTCCTCGGTGAGGACCTGGACGGCCGGTCGACGGCGTACCTCGCCGAAGACCCAAAGGCCGTGCAGTACGGATATCTGCCCCGGTCGGCCGCCGAGGCCCTGACCTGGATGCCGCCCGCCGACCCGCCGACGACCACTCGCCGACGGCTGCGCGCCGTCACACCGCTCACCCCCGATGAGAAGGAGCGCTACTGACCCCGATCCCGCCCTCGGACCCCGTACTTCCTGCTCTTCCCGCATGGTGGGTCACCCCCCGACACCTGGCCGGCGACGACGGCGCGCTCGCGGACCATGTCGCCTCCCGTCTTACCGAGGCCGGCTGGACCCAGCTCACGCTCGTCCGCGGCCGACGCGAACCCGACGAGCCTGACCGGTCCCGCCAGGTGATACGCAGCACCAGCCTCTACATCGCACCGGACGCCCTGCGGTGGGCCCAGTGGGTCCTGCCCGACGAGCCGATCCTCCTGGGCGACCGCCCGGTGGCCTGGACGGTATCCGCCCGTGCGGACGAGACCGGGCTTGCGCAGTGGACCGCCTACTTCTCCACTGGCGTCCCGCCCGAGACGGTCGCCGACTTCCTGCTCGCCCTAGAGGCCCGCCCGGACCCGGCACACGGGTACGCCGGCCCGCACCTGGTCTTCGAGACCCTGGCCGAACGCGGCTGGACCCGGGACATCGACGATCCCACCGTCGTCTGCGATCCGCAGCTCGCCGCGGGCATGGCCCTGGGCGCCCTTCCTGAAGACGGTATCCAGGACGGCGACGTCCTCGCCACCGAACCGTCCGGCTGGCAGGCGTGGTGCGAACCGCGAATCGGGGCCGGCTACCTGTGGACGGCCGTTTTCTCCGCCTCCACCCCGCACGACCTCGTCGCCGCCTTCGCCGCCTCGCTCGCATCCCCCGAACCGGTACTGCGCCACACCCTGCCCGACAGCAGCCGAGGCCAGCTCTGCCTACGACCGACGGTCTGACCACCGGCGTCCGGCCTCCAGGAGGCCGGCCCGCGCAGCACCTCGGCGATCTCTCGTTATGCCAACGGCCCGGGGCCAGGTTCATCAACCTGGCCCCGGGCCGTTGTTTGTACCTTTTGCCTCGGGTGAGGGCCCATCCGTCGCGGTGTGGCGCTCTGCCTACTCCTCGGCGAGTGCGCCCCTGCGGTGTGCGACCACGGCGCGGATGCCCGCCTCTCGTGCGGCCTGGACGTTGCGATCGCCCATGAGGGCCGCCAGCTCGGTCAGCGCCCGCGTGGTACCGCTCTCCGGCGCGCACACCCGGCCCGGACCGATCAGCCGGGCGCCGAAGAGCTGTTCGTTGCCGAACCTGTACGCGGCCAGCCGCAGGAACAACCTGCCGGGGGAGTCGACTTGCGCGGCGAGTCGTCCGAGCTGTCCGGGGCAAGTAGTTCGGACAACGGGCCCCCGGAAACGATGGGCAGGAATCAGCGGGCAGCGGCTTTGTCCAGGGCCCTCTCAACGTGAAGCTTGACCTCGGCGGGAGAGCCGGAGAGCACCATGAGCAAGGAACCGTCGCGGACAACGACCTGCTGCGTCACCTGCGACCGACCGTTCGCGCGAACGGTGACGATCTGCGCCCATTGTTCCTCACCCAGAGGCGGGGCGGGCGTGATTCGGGTGCTCACCTCGACGACGGTGGCCGCAATGGCGAGCCGGTACGTCGGACACGCTGTCATCGCGCTCATGATCCGCCGTATGCCGGCCGACAGTTCGGCGGGCGCGGCGGAGAACAGCTCCTCGGTCACCTTGGTGGGGCCGGGGCCGGTGATGCCCGCCCTTGCCCGTGCGGGGAATCGGGCGTACGGATCACCGGTCCCGGCCGCGAGCCGCTCCAGGGGCTCGCAGCCCAGCACTTCTCCCCCCGACGAAGCCGGCGTGTCCGTGAAACGGACGGTGTAGCCGGGGCCGAGGTCGGCCGCCGTCAGCAGACGCGCCCGCAGCCGATCCGACGGCAACGGAGCCGCCGACGCCGAGGCGGCGGACGGGGACGGAGCTGAAGGGCCGCCGACCCCTGACTCGGACGAGAAGGTGGAGCACGCCGTCACTGCGGACAGCAGGAGGGCAGGGAGGAAGAGGACGGTGGTGCGTACGCGCATGCAGCTCCTGGCGAGGGTGTGAACGGGATGAGGGCCGCCTCCAGGCGGCCGGCGGGTGACCGGGGGGCGGCGGTCAGGCCAGGCCGTAGCCGCGCAGCCCCTCTTCCAGAGAGCCGAAGGTCGCGTCGGCGGGGCCGCTGTGGCGGTTGTACCAGGCGATGTCGAGGGCCGGATCCAGCGTGGTGTGGCCGGCGGGGCACCGCAGCCAGATGCGTCCCTGGGTCGCCAGGATCGCGAAGTCGCGGTACGAGCCGCACTTCGTGCAGGTACGGACCTCGCCCTCGACGATCAGAGGGCTGGCCCACACCATGAACCGGTTGCGGTCGAGATCGAGACGCAGGTCCTCCGGCAGGAAGTCGTCGACCACCAGCTGCTGCTCGTCCGGCCCGGGCTCGGGCTGCTGCTCCCGAGGCCACTGCGGGTAGTCCAGCCACGGCACACCTGCCGGCCCCAGCCCCTCCACGTTGTTCTTCGCCTTCCTGCGCCCGAGCATACGGCCTCCCCTCGCTCGCCTGCCGCACCCCTGCGGCGGATGACGAGGATGCACCGCCGGGCTGACCTGCGGCAACTTGCGAATCCCTGAACGCCTGGACCGGGAAGCCCGAACTCTCGCAGCGGCCGGTCAAGTGCCGCGGCGTCGGGAGAAGCCGCCCGGATCAACACGGCCCGCAGAGCGCACTCCAGCGGCAGTCCCTGCGTCCGGGCTGGACACGCGGCCTCCGAGCCGCTCGTTCAACGCCTGGCCGGGGAGCGGGCGGCCTTCTGGCGGAAGGGGCACGAGTCGGACGGGCCGCCCCGTGCCCCGTCGGGCCGGGGCCCTGTCGGCCGGGTGCTTACCGAGTCGGGCTGCGCCGGGGCTTCCGCTGGGCAACGGGGTCAGTGCCCGAACGGGAGTGGTGAGCACGGTCGTCAGTCGGGTCGGCGGGCAGTCCGGCCGCGCGGCGCAGCCGCCACACGAGTACGTTGCTGATCGAGTCCGCGGTGTCGAGCTCCCGGCGCCGGACGGTGCCGGAGAGCAGAGCGACGGGGTCGTGGCCGGCTGCCTCGGCGTCGGCCAGGGTGGCGGCGAGCGCGGCCCATCCATGCTCGGCGAGTATCTGGTCGGCGAGTTCGGGGACCGCCTCCCATACGCAGGTTTCCTGCCGCTGCAGTTGCGGGTGGGAGAGGCGCTGGCCGCGTCGGCGGAGCGCGGCGAGCGGGTGTTCGGCGGCGTCCTGGTAGGCGGCGCGCAGGTGCTGCGCTGCCTGCTCGGCGGCGTGGGCCTGCTGGGCGTGGCCCTTGCGCGCGTGCCAGTGAGCGGCGACGACGACGAGGAAGAACAGCATGTCGATGGCCATGGCGGTGGTCGCGCCGTCCTCACCGCGGCCGAGCGCCGGCCCGCCGCGGACCAGGTCGCGGGCGGCCTGCCGAAGCGCCCGGTCGTGCCCGCGTGCGGCACGGACGTGGGAGCGGGAGGCCCGCTCGAACACCCAGGCCGCGGCTCGCAGTTCCTGGCGGGTGTCGGCGGCGGAGGTCTGGGCGAGCGCGTCGAGGACCTCGCCCGTGGCGGCGATGTGCGCGGCGGCGACCGCGTCCTCGCCGTCCTCGACCACGACGATCGCCTCCCACGCCGCCGTCGCCGTGCGCCGACGCGCGACAGCCGGCGGTACCGGATCAGCTGGCGACGCGGACCAGGGTCCGGCATCGTCCTGGCCGTGACCCGTTCCGGACCAGCGTTCGCGGATACGGGGCAGGGACAGATCGGGTGCCAGGCGGACGCCGGGGTAGTAGACGGGCTCGCCGTCCTTGTTGAGGTCGCCGGGCACGGCGACCTTGTAGCCGAGGAGGTCCCCGGAGGGCGCCACACGCGTCCGGACGAGGAGGCCGGCGGCGCTCAGGCGGGCGAAGAACTCCGCCTCGCCCAGGGCGCCGGCCACGGCCTGGCGTACGGTCTCGCGCAGTTCCTCGCGGGCGGTGCGCTC contains the following coding sequences:
- a CDS encoding hypothetical protein (identified by MetaGeneAnnotator; putative;~sequence version:1); translation: MPLFAEQFFTDHLALPYPEATVVADTYYAQPSPDQPLRLRIDFADTRMHQRYDGLRLETVHLDRGRLDGQCLNFADHGAFAARDQRMGTRPGDGAYGTFTDWHDTETPPWIGIDVTRLRTAIDRYVRMWFPGALSTHTRPRLATQATAAPSTAAAARHR
- a CDS encoding major facilitator transporter (H+ Antiporter protein; TIGR00900;~identified by MetaGeneAnnotator; putative;~major facilitator transporter [Streptomyces davawensis JCM4913]) produces the protein MPRTPVQPRPPAGRHARIPDFGPVRGLYVPRAADAAAFAMSTYGIPLLVLAVTGSAALTGLAFVCEWVPRLSAFALAGAAVDRIGSTRVMRIASLARAAVALGAAAVLPAAGTGTVAVVTVMALAAATGVLCEFCYIAGESAGGAASRDAGDAGHRVQAALLGIDHCSTLAGPALAGFLLEYVGATGMLTTIAACSLLCAALAPRQRPRWPREAPVPVVQGMRTGWSTLRSLPALGWLCVGLLLSNMAIGLVQAAGPVLVVQHFGGTSSQVGLLWSAAALASLAMVSLARFAIDRAGLWPVGAAAAALASATCLAVSAAPTYLVFLVLVALLMAGEAGMTVVLRTLRARLIPAEVFGSTLSLIILLLLAPFPFAGALVALTPPELLGHVITACAVLQTLGLALSFAKLRTHPAVRRPATP
- a CDS encoding hypothetical protein (identified by MetaGeneAnnotator; putative;~sequence version:1), translated to MLRVLVARCGGPGSKARGGSQDFGDDGCDQPGRGVRVEDRFVAGDAGGAGDGKDPALVFGARPAGKCPR
- a CDS encoding hypothetical protein (identified by MetaGeneAnnotator; putative;~sequence version:1); this translates as MRGGGTFLAAPALAAPPTDGILGPGYTIPDSEGNADASHIGAYGPPGPAVHGDIETYCADPERRGPADAGGYSAPQPLTSWTSSVTGKAVPKESVSRAAYVIGKYGQTRDNAQAAAVDAVVYEYLAGGTYALDGARGKQRLAYPVVSPTARTLAQQYVDEAERLAGPYTLTLTPSVKTTTAGTTVTVTVAVATSAGKPVPKVTVDLAETGSGTTTGKVTTDEAGHATWSFTAKTPGTADIAAKAGGLPATDLAVLTPKNTAAQRMLLAGGTTSVQDSAAVTVDEATGGVTIRKKDPEGTRLAGAAFQLLDKDGKKAAEGNTDEQGVLVFDQLKAGTYRLRETSSGSPLHALVSDQTITITAGHTAQANPLDIVDPFKKATLTVKKTDKNTGETLAGAAIAIRADETDKTGKHIPGKTLTTLTTGTNGTAQMDLDITLKAGTRYWAAETQAPDGYQLDTTPVTFTAHPAEDVTVTLTDQRTPTPPPSPTAPPTTPPARPSTPPSGSLAHTGADTTPWLIAGATGLLAAGGGLYYLTRRRRAESTTS
- a CDS encoding hypothetical protein (identified by MetaGeneAnnotator; putative;~sequence version:1), coding for MPTPGPDLTVRDLISRLSALDPDTPVRLAINPFFPMAHRLADVVLGEDLDGRSTAYLAEDPKAVQYGYLPRSAAEALTWMPPADPPTTTRRRLRAVTPLTPDEKERY
- a CDS encoding hypothetical protein (identified by MetaGeneAnnotator; putative;~sequence version:1), with amino-acid sequence MLPVAAATMLLVGLTAPAHAGPYWSKQIKCSSTDPDGRQIPTRVGNGELGWNHFSGKHNIKKCALLNVPIQGEIDKRNGADIQYWGWASNRAHGRVKIIVKARDARKTADGRYDAGRGETVGVITAYCGGMNKCPNWVNE
- a CDS encoding hypothetical protein (identified by MetaGeneAnnotator; putative;~sequence version:1); this translates as MTEPSDGTTHGSRLRLREVADLDDQTFTLYIEERFDQLVTAAIADADGFLSPDQHHLLHEPQRLEFLRDALTYAEGGLQVSVERMAYHRDARTARTGRLLRRVRTALHETDRTLATERRADARRRAADGGPQTDVVLVARGWLASALPDHFERLLAQTLTEAGLPDRPAAADVFDAVENGWSDGYLNAPRTPEVDHLLAKGPIAFQGAVAADARDQADRITELRHPLLQRRWASGLAELTDLTVPVARASSTSALGRLPDDVYDLPEADAKAVFAARRFLVAIWQRRAEHTHLLHNYAATVTDLGRSSPREALRRRAVDQAIDRLATEQPDAAARMLTGLQQHTASDGLAGLTPTERTGLKHRLVAEARAAARTPRSLTTALPPGPAPLTRTAAMAR
- a CDS encoding hypothetical protein (identified by MetaGeneAnnotator; putative;~sequence version:1), which translates into the protein MIRSTSLYIAPDALRWAQWVLPDEPILLGDRPVAWTVSARADETGLAQWTAYFSTGVPPETVADFLLALEARPDPAHGYAGPHLVFETLAERGWTRDIDDPTVVCDPQLAAGMALGALPEDGIQDGDVLATEPSGWQAWCEPRIGAGYLWTAVFSASTPHDLVAAFAASLASPEPVLRHTLPDSSRGQLCLRPTV
- a CDS encoding hypothetical protein (identified by MetaGeneAnnotator; putative;~sequence version:1); translation: MPAPQPADGDVYVTPRYLAGSSGTGDAGFAPVTHWPHHHLDEGPHQLVVTSPDHRIRIGWAGDDYDRWMISAAPDAVSAARWTAIANQSTPAELVGALTAQLAQDWAEGEDRFLAAPSIYWTAGVKPLLDAGWAQHRSRGFIHLASPDGQAGVDIDLLQRREEFVTLWAGPDGWGTRAEITFTTQAPAHLIAATAQAFTDPAPVARWHQHLSAELAAQAQLTPVTPPAPTPRDIRPRITNRRPSTAASVPRWSTTTPSAPPPARPAARR
- a CDS encoding hypothetical protein (identified by MetaGeneAnnotator; putative;~sequence version:1), encoding MWVSARSSTMKWKSPFAAEKVSVTSVGWPGPISHSRSLKSVIVVRNPADGSSTVTGITSLTCSFPVLPERVVQVDMRPAGAPVLVRFFLSAGGELGSWRARQ
- a CDS encoding hypothetical protein (identified by MetaGeneAnnotator; putative;~sequence version:1); amino-acid sequence: MSDDAYEIADLQREVASHLLEYVHAPLLDDQHVRAVLPAPSGAPAVRVALGDRDEREPARLTAYEIPLRSGDDLRTSHDVVALLRAVHTGTHIYPSNAVTAVMGMDLYLVDPARVQEAPFTTSDWADTLLRCLAHPEPEQRPDTGLRGFRFAEDGLLRLYMDSDKVDGVVAVDVRPGGALTAVLAVLPSFLDEESRIVDAVGDPHCRYLVDLTDW